A stretch of the Thiohalospira halophila DSM 15071 genome encodes the following:
- a CDS encoding protein phosphatase CheZ: protein MDNEAGMGNNAEYLELARQLVAQLEAGDEEAANATVDGLTRMRESEMFQQIGRLTRDLHDSLNSFQLDTRISTLAEEEIPDARDRLRYVVSMTDQAATRTLNAVEESIPLCDELQNNVSEIDREWQRFLRRELSAEEFRALSRAIRSHLASSGDELVKLKSNLNEILMAQDYQDLTGQIIHRVISLVEEVEGNLVELIRISGSSESSSGSQGARQASDEEQQRSGIEAQGPQVPGVDADEAVSGQDEVDELLSSLGF from the coding sequence ATGGATAACGAAGCAGGGATGGGGAACAACGCCGAATATCTCGAGCTGGCTCGTCAGTTGGTGGCCCAGCTGGAAGCCGGCGACGAGGAAGCCGCCAATGCCACGGTGGACGGCCTCACCCGCATGCGCGAGAGCGAGATGTTCCAGCAGATCGGGCGCTTGACCCGGGACCTGCACGACTCGCTCAACAGCTTCCAGCTGGATACCCGGATCTCCACGCTGGCGGAGGAGGAGATCCCCGACGCCCGGGACCGGTTGCGCTACGTCGTCTCCATGACCGACCAGGCAGCAACCCGGACCCTCAACGCCGTCGAGGAGTCCATTCCGCTGTGTGACGAGCTCCAGAACAACGTCTCCGAGATCGACCGGGAGTGGCAGCGCTTCCTCCGCCGCGAGCTCTCCGCCGAGGAGTTCCGCGCCCTGAGCCGCGCCATCCGGAGCCATCTGGCCAGCTCCGGGGATGAGCTGGTCAAGCTCAAGTCGAATCTCAACGAGATCCTGATGGCTCAGGACTACCAGGACCTCACCGGTCAGATCATCCACCGCGTGATCAGCCTGGTGGAAGAGGTCGAAGGCAACCTGGTGGAACTTATCCGGATCTCCGGCTCCTCCGAGTCTTCCAGCGGTTCCCAGGGGGCCAGACAGGCCAGTGACGAAGAACAGCAGCGGTCGGGCATCGAGGCCCAGGGGCCCCAGGTCCCCGGCGTGGATGCCGATGAGGCCGTCAGCGGTCAGGACGAAGTGGACGAACTCCTGTCGAGTCTCGGTTTCTAG
- the cheY gene encoding chemotaxis response regulator CheY has translation MDKNMKILIVDDFSTMRRIIKNLLRDLGFNNTDEADDGQTALPKLQKGDFDFLVTDWNMPGMNGLDLLKEVRADPKLQSLPVLMVTAEQKKDQIVEAAKAGVNGYIVKPFTAHTLDEKIGKIFERVDNG, from the coding sequence TTGGACAAGAACATGAAAATCCTCATCGTGGACGACTTCTCCACGATGCGACGGATTATCAAGAACCTTCTGCGGGACCTCGGTTTCAATAACACCGATGAGGCGGACGACGGTCAGACGGCGCTGCCCAAGCTCCAGAAGGGGGATTTCGACTTCCTGGTGACCGACTGGAACATGCCGGGGATGAACGGCCTGGATCTCCTCAAGGAGGTCCGTGCCGACCCCAAGCTGCAGTCCCTGCCCGTGTTGATGGTGACCGCCGAGCAGAAGAAGGACCAGATCGTGGAAGCGGCGAAGGCGGGCGTGAACGGTTACATCGTCAAGCCGTTCACGGCCCATACCCTCGACGAGAAGATCGGCAAGATCTTCGAGCGTGTGGATAACGGCTAG
- a CDS encoding MinD/ParA family protein: MWGGSVDDQASGLRRLARQRPTRVVSVASGKGGVGKTSITVNLAAALARHGNEVMIMDADLGLANVDVLLGLNPDYNLAHVVSGERSLAEVVTTTPGGVRVVPAASGRQRMAELSTLQHAGIVRAFSDLSLELDFLLVDTAAGISDSVVTFSKASQEVVVVVCDEPASITDAYALIKVLSQDHGVERVRVLANMAADMEQGQRLYEKIARVTDRYLQVELDFMGVIPEDDALRRAIHQRRPVVDAIPNSSSAQAFGHLVGKVDAWPQPESAGQLEFFAERLLGHRDAALADAGVRAPA, encoded by the coding sequence ATGTGGGGCGGCAGCGTGGACGATCAGGCCAGCGGCCTTCGCCGTCTGGCCCGTCAGCGCCCGACCCGGGTCGTCAGTGTGGCCAGTGGCAAGGGCGGGGTCGGGAAGACCAGCATCACGGTGAACCTCGCCGCCGCCCTGGCGCGGCACGGCAACGAGGTCATGATCATGGACGCCGACCTGGGCCTGGCCAATGTCGATGTCCTGCTCGGTCTCAATCCGGACTACAACCTGGCCCACGTGGTCAGTGGCGAGCGGAGCCTGGCCGAGGTCGTGACCACCACCCCCGGCGGCGTCCGCGTAGTGCCGGCCGCGTCGGGGCGCCAGCGCATGGCGGAACTGAGCACCCTGCAGCACGCCGGGATCGTCCGGGCCTTCAGCGATCTGTCGCTGGAGCTGGATTTCCTCCTGGTGGATACCGCGGCCGGGATCTCCGATAGCGTGGTCACCTTCAGCAAGGCCTCCCAGGAGGTTGTCGTCGTGGTCTGCGACGAGCCGGCCTCGATTACCGATGCCTACGCCCTCATCAAGGTGCTCAGCCAGGATCACGGGGTCGAGCGGGTGCGGGTGCTGGCCAACATGGCGGCGGACATGGAGCAGGGTCAGCGCCTCTACGAAAAGATCGCCCGGGTCACCGACCGCTATCTGCAGGTGGAGCTGGACTTCATGGGTGTCATCCCGGAAGACGATGCCCTGCGACGGGCCATCCACCAGCGTCGGCCGGTGGTGGACGCCATTCCCAACAGCTCATCCGCACAGGCCTTCGGCCACCTGGTCGGCAAGGTGGATGCCTGGCCCCAGCCGGAGAGCGCGGGCCAGCTGGAATTCTTCGCCGAGCGTCTGCTGGGCCATCGAGACGCGGCACTGGCGGACGCGGGTGTCCGGGCCCCTGCCTGA
- the flhF gene encoding flagellar biosynthesis protein FlhF has product MKIRRISADDMRTAMRQVKDELGPEAVILSSNRSEGGVELVAAVEVEDGDTAALAAAQTGSGADTPSETTPGPDQSPGGGESFSSLLGASAESDEATGGLTYGRPRPARSRTGSKQTPTASTSGSTEPPASKPEPEPEPEPEPEPEGDGGAFRSAVLEAARDLESVFREGAGPARQEGADLTTGAPPPPAELAVVRDELASLKGILEQVPAARDARAGGSDNRVASLRRGAEGVDPLADVRGGVRDQLRQASATYGGGTEGLRHGLAELVRRPDRDVMAQGGVVALVGPTGVGKTTSVAKIAARYAMRHGYDQVALVTTDSYRIAAHEQLRTYARILGVPVRVANDADELRTTLDNLADRSLVLIDTAGMSQRDRRLAEQFHTLVTGAPTVQTYAVLAANTQPGGLDETVHAFRGAELDGCVLTKIDESTSLGPALSTIVEQSLPLAFLSDGQRVPEDLHDVGPALLAERLTEIAAMPEPALMQGAHG; this is encoded by the coding sequence ATGAAGATTCGACGCATCTCAGCCGACGACATGCGCACCGCCATGCGCCAGGTGAAGGACGAACTGGGGCCGGAGGCGGTGATCCTCTCCAGCAACCGCAGCGAGGGCGGTGTGGAGCTGGTGGCCGCCGTGGAGGTGGAGGATGGCGATACCGCGGCCCTGGCCGCCGCTCAGACCGGTTCCGGTGCCGATACTCCCTCGGAAACGACCCCCGGTCCCGACCAGTCGCCCGGAGGCGGGGAGAGCTTCTCGAGCCTCCTGGGAGCCTCGGCGGAGTCCGACGAGGCAACGGGGGGGCTGACCTACGGCCGTCCGCGGCCGGCCCGCTCCCGAACCGGGTCGAAGCAGACGCCCACGGCGTCGACCAGTGGGTCCACGGAGCCCCCTGCCAGCAAGCCGGAGCCCGAACCCGAACCCGAACCCGAACCGGAGCCCGAGGGAGATGGCGGTGCCTTTCGAAGCGCGGTCCTCGAGGCGGCTCGCGACCTGGAGTCGGTTTTCCGGGAGGGGGCGGGGCCGGCCCGGCAGGAGGGCGCCGACCTGACCACTGGCGCCCCGCCGCCACCGGCCGAGCTGGCCGTGGTGCGGGATGAACTGGCCTCCCTCAAGGGGATTCTGGAACAGGTGCCGGCGGCGCGGGACGCCCGGGCGGGGGGAAGCGACAACCGGGTTGCCTCCTTGAGACGCGGGGCCGAAGGTGTCGATCCCCTGGCCGATGTTCGTGGCGGGGTGCGTGACCAGCTGCGCCAGGCCTCGGCGACCTACGGAGGAGGCACCGAGGGCCTTCGCCATGGACTGGCAGAGCTCGTGCGCCGGCCGGATCGCGACGTCATGGCCCAGGGTGGTGTGGTGGCCCTGGTGGGACCCACGGGCGTAGGCAAGACCACCAGTGTCGCCAAGATCGCGGCGCGCTATGCCATGCGTCACGGCTACGATCAGGTCGCCCTGGTCACGACGGACAGCTACCGTATCGCCGCTCACGAGCAGCTGCGCACCTATGCCCGGATCCTCGGCGTACCGGTGCGCGTGGCCAACGATGCCGACGAGCTGCGGACCACCCTGGACAATCTCGCCGATCGCTCGCTGGTGCTCATCGATACCGCCGGCATGAGCCAGCGGGATCGGCGGCTGGCGGAGCAGTTCCATACCCTGGTGACGGGAGCGCCGACGGTCCAGACCTACGCCGTGCTGGCGGCCAATACCCAGCCGGGGGGGCTGGACGAGACCGTCCATGCCTTCCGCGGCGCCGAGCTGGACGGCTGTGTCCTGACCAAGATCGACGAGTCCACCAGCCTGGGGCCGGCCCTCTCCACCATCGTCGAACAGTCCCTGCCGCTGGCCTTCCTCTCCGATGGCCAGCGGGTGCCGGAGGATCTCCACGACGTGGGGCCGGCTCTGCTGGCCGAGCGGCTTACCGAGATCGCCGCGATGCCCGAGCCGGCCCTCATGCAGGGAGCGCACGGGTGA